From the genome of Papaver somniferum cultivar HN1 chromosome 2, ASM357369v1, whole genome shotgun sequence, one region includes:
- the LOC113351935 gene encoding wall-associated receptor kinase 2-like, producing the protein MASHVLEKFQCFVLLLWLQLASQEKMVAASRQIAKPGCQDTCEDVSIPYPFGISDGCFIEEAFEIKCNNSMNPLKPMSGGLNVLNISIFAGEMTAEVYIANDCSDNRERYEARANLRKFTFSETKNKFIAIGCNTLALFFLRSDLSIGTGCSSFCNKVDDTINGSCSGIGCCEIAVPSGLSAYAATVDIVNRSTSLSFNPCSYSFLVEDSSFKFSSSYLKDFKSSGTETLPAVVDWTIGNETCDAVVNSMSYACGPNSACINSTIPGYRCKCLKGYEGNPYLNDIDECHDNPCKGKGSGSTCINTMGSYNCSCKYGYRSQFNDDGTFEYCLLPESKLNKIVVGGCLGLSLLLGTCFGLYWAYRKRKHMKLKEELYKQNGGLFLDRLLKEREEDTETSTDSSGGKKGRSIVTIYTEKELSKATNNYHDSRILGLGVGVLLLGDQGIDYRQVISTQGGFGTVYKGTLSNGEVVAIKKTKVIDRKQNEQFINEIVVLSQINHRNVVQLLGCCLKSTVPLLVYEYVTNGTLSQHLHDRENRPESVLLMWEDRLRIAADVAGSLAYLHAEAIIPIIHRDVKSCNILLDSDYKAKVSDFGASRLIPIDQTELNTLVQGTLEYLDPEYHLSDQLTQKSDVYSFGVLLAELLTGNKAALT; encoded by the exons ATGGCTTCTCATGTTCTTGAAAAGTTTCAGTGTTTCGTCTTGTTACTATGGCTGCAATTAGCATCTCAAGAAAAAATGGTCGCTGCTTCCAGACAAATAGCCAAACCTGGTTGCCAAGATACGTGCGAGGATGTTAGCATACCCTACCCGTTCGGTATCAGTGATGGTTGTTTCATCGAAGAAGCGTTCGAAATAAAGTGCAACAACAGTATGAATCCCCTAAAACCAATGTCTGGTGGCCTCAATGTCTTGAATATATCAATATTCGCCGGGGAGATGACAGCAGAAGTCTATATAGCCAATGATTGTTCCGATAATAGGGAAAGATATGAAGCGCGTGCCAACTTGAGAAAATTCACCTTCTCCGAAACAAAAAACAAGTTCATTGCTATTGGTTGCAACACCTTGGCATTATTTTTCCTAAGAAGTGATCTATCTATTGGTACGGGTTGCTCGTCCTTCTGTAATAAAGTGGATGATACCATTAATGGGTCCTGCTCTGGTATTGGTTGTTGTGAGATCGCCGTTCCATCTGGACTATCAGCATATGCTGCGACAGTTGATATTGTAAATAGAAGTACGAGTCTTAGTTTCAATCCATGTAGCTATTCTTTTTTAGTTGAAGACAGTTCGTTTAAGTTTTCTTCCTCATATCTCAAAGATTTCAAAAGTAGTGGAACCGAAACTCTTCCAGCCGTGGTGGATTGGACTATCGGCAATGAGACATGCGATGCCGTAGTGAATTCGATGAGTTATGCTTGTGGACCTAATAGTGCTTGTATCAATAGTACTATCCCAGGATATCGCTGTAAATGTTTAAAAGGCTATGAAGGGAACCCTTATCTCAACG ATATTGATGAATGCCATGATAATCCATGCAAAGGAAAAGGATCAGGAAGTACATGCATAAATACTATGGGGAGCTACAACTGCTCTTGCAAATATGGATATCGTTCTCAATTCAACGATGATGGTACCTTCGAATATTGCCTTCTTCCTGAGAGTAAACTCAACAAGATTGTTGTTG GTGGCTGCCTAGGTTTATCTCTTCTGCTCGGGACTTGCTTTGGGCTGTACTGGGCATATAGAAAAAGAAAGCACATGAAACTAAAGGAGGAGCTGTATAAACAAAATGGTGGGTTGTTTCTGGATCGTCTACttaaagaacgcgaagaagatacCGAGACTAGTACAGATAGCAGTGGAGGGAAAAAGGGGAGATCAATTGTCACAATATACACCGAGAAAGAGCTAAGCAAGGCGACTAACAACTATCATGATAGTCGAATTCTTGGACTAGGTGTTGGG GTCCTGCTCCTTGGAGACCAAGGAATTGATTATCGACAAGTTATCTCCACACAAGGAGGGTTTGGCACAGTGTATAAAGGAACCTTATCAAACGGGGAAGTGGTTGCAATTAAGAAGACCAAAGTAATTGACAGGAAGCAAAATGAGCAATTCATTAATGAAATTGTTGTTCTGTCACAAATCAACCACAGAAATGTGGTTCAGCTCTTGGGTTGTTGTTTAAAGAGCACTGTTCCTTTGCTCGTTTATGAATATGTTACAAATGGGACTCTTTCCCAACATTTACATGATCGTGAGAATCGACCGGAGTCCGTTCTTCTGATGTGGGAAGACCGTTTGAGGATAGCCGCAGATGTTGCAGGATCATTAGCCTACTTGCATGCTGAAGCCATTATACCCATAATTCACAGAGACGTCAAATCCTGCAACATACTTCTAGACAGTGATTACAAAGCAAAAGTTTCGGATTTCGGTGCTTCAAGGTTAATTCCAATCGATCAAACTGAGTTAAATACATTGGTGCAGGGGACTTTAGAATATCTAGATCCCGAGTACCACCTATCAGACCAGTTAACGCAGAAAAGTGATGTGTACAGCTTTGGTGTTCTTCTTGCGGAATTACTGACAGGCAATAAAGCAGCACTTACTTGA